From Tachypleus tridentatus isolate NWPU-2018 chromosome 8, ASM421037v1, whole genome shotgun sequence, a single genomic window includes:
- the LOC143223422 gene encoding uncharacterized protein LOC143223422 isoform X1 — MTMDKKIIAEKKEKAQVEQDRKKAEFKADHHIGLSGREMFTFNPDLAVEGQMGESSNSSVDEMFTFNPDLAVEGWMGESSNSSVDEMFTFNPDLAVEGYMGESSNSSVDERCLHSTQTWL, encoded by the exons ATAGCAGAGAAGAAGGAAAAAGCTCAAGTGGAACAGGACAGGAAAAAAGCAGAGTTTAAAGCTGATCATCACATTGGT CTCAGTGGACGAGAGATGTTTACATTCAACCCAGACTTGGCTGTAGAAGGCCAGATGGGTGAGTCTTCAAACAGCTCAGTGGACGAGATGTTTACATTCAACCCAGACTTGGCTGTAGAAGGCTGGATGGGTGAGTCTTCAAACAGCTCAGTGGACGAGATGTTTACATTCAACCCAGACTTGGCTGTAGAAGGCTACATGGGTGAGTCTTCAAACAGCTCAGTGGACGAGAGATGTTTACATTCAACCCAGACTTGGCTGTAG
- the LOC143223422 gene encoding uncharacterized protein LOC143223422 isoform X2, with the protein MGEDEAAYDLFPQEGSELQNCDSYLELTAETLILQANVGLTLLISNLYEVNRRKANLYGEERKLPEAAD; encoded by the exons ATGGGTGAAGATGAGGCAGCATATGATCTATTTCCTCAAGAAGGAAGTGAG TTGCAGAACTGTGATTCATATCTGGAACTAACAGCTGAGACCCTTATCCTGCAAGCAAATGTAGGATTAACATTGTTAATTAGTAATCTTTATGAAGTAAACAGAAGAAAAGCAAACCTATATG gAGAGGAGAGGAAGCTCCCTGAAGCAGCTGATTGA